A window of the Flavobacterium sangjuense genome harbors these coding sequences:
- the ettA gene encoding energy-dependent translational throttle protein EttA, with the protein MSDDKKVIFSMQRLSKSYQGSDKQVLKNIYLSFFYGAKIGILGLNGSGKSSLLKIIAGVDKNYQGDVVFQPGYTVGYLEQEPKLDETKTVIEIVKEGVAETVAVLDEFNKINDMFGLPEVYEDADKMDKLMERQALLQDKIDASGAWELDTKLEIAMDALRTPEGDTPIKHLSGGERRRVALCRLLLQQPDVLLLDEPTNHLDAESVLWLEQHLAQYAGTVIAVTHDRYFLDNVAGWILELDRGEGIPWKGNYSSWLDQKSKRMEQEEKVASKRRKTLERELDWVRQGAKGRQTKQKARLQNYDKLLNEDQKELDEKLEIYIPNGPRLGTNVIEAKNVAKAFGDKLLYDNLNFTLPQAGIVGIIGPNGAGKSTIFRMIMGEEKTDAGEFSVGDTVKIAYVDQAHSNIDPNKSIWENFCDGQELIMMGGRQVNSRAYLSRFNFGGSDQNKKVATLSGGERNRLHLAMTLKEEGNVLLLDEPTNDLDINTLRALEEGLENFAGCAVVISHDRWFLDRICTHILAFEGNSEVYYFEGGFSEYEENKKKRLGVDVTPKRIKYRKLIRN; encoded by the coding sequence ATGTCAGACGATAAAAAAGTGATTTTCTCAATGCAGCGATTGAGTAAGTCGTATCAGGGAAGCGATAAACAAGTATTAAAAAACATCTATTTAAGTTTCTTCTACGGAGCAAAAATTGGAATCCTTGGACTTAACGGTTCCGGAAAATCTTCGCTTTTGAAGATTATTGCCGGAGTGGATAAAAACTATCAGGGTGATGTTGTTTTTCAACCGGGATATACGGTTGGCTACTTAGAGCAGGAACCAAAATTGGACGAAACCAAAACAGTTATCGAAATCGTAAAAGAAGGTGTAGCCGAAACGGTTGCTGTTCTTGATGAGTTCAACAAGATTAATGATATGTTCGGTTTGCCCGAAGTCTATGAAGATGCCGACAAAATGGACAAGCTTATGGAACGTCAGGCTTTGCTACAAGATAAAATCGATGCTTCAGGAGCATGGGAATTAGATACCAAACTGGAAATCGCAATGGATGCTTTGCGTACGCCGGAAGGTGATACACCAATCAAACATTTATCGGGTGGAGAACGTCGTCGTGTAGCTTTATGTCGTTTGTTATTGCAACAACCTGATGTATTGTTGTTAGATGAGCCAACCAACCACTTGGATGCGGAAAGCGTACTTTGGTTAGAGCAACATTTGGCACAATATGCCGGAACTGTAATTGCCGTAACGCACGATAGATATTTCCTTGATAATGTTGCAGGTTGGATTCTGGAATTGGATAGAGGAGAAGGTATTCCATGGAAAGGAAATTATTCTTCTTGGCTTGACCAAAAATCAAAACGTATGGAACAGGAAGAAAAAGTGGCTTCCAAACGTAGAAAAACGTTAGAACGTGAGTTGGATTGGGTTCGTCAGGGAGCAAAAGGTCGTCAGACGAAACAAAAAGCGCGTTTACAGAACTACGATAAACTCTTAAACGAAGACCAAAAAGAACTGGACGAAAAGTTAGAAATCTACATTCCGAATGGTCCACGTTTGGGAACAAATGTGATTGAAGCTAAAAATGTAGCCAAAGCTTTTGGTGACAAATTATTATATGATAACCTAAACTTCACTTTACCTCAAGCCGGAATTGTTGGAATCATCGGGCCGAATGGTGCGGGTAAATCGACTATCTTCCGAATGATAATGGGAGAAGAAAAAACAGATGCCGGAGAGTTCAGCGTTGGTGACACAGTGAAAATTGCTTACGTTGATCAGGCGCATTCTAATATCGATCCAAATAAATCAATTTGGGAAAACTTCTGTGACGGACAGGAATTAATAATGATGGGAGGACGACAGGTTAACTCAAGAGCGTATTTATCCCGATTTAACTTTGGTGGAAGCGATCAAAACAAAAAAGTGGCAACGCTTTCAGGTGGAGAACGTAACCGTTTGCATTTGGCCATGACTTTGAAAGAAGAAGGAAACGTATTGTTACTCGATGAGCCAACTAATGACTTGGACATCAATACGCTTCGTGCTTTGGAGGAAGGATTGGAAAATTTTGCAGGTTGTGCCGTAGTAATCAGTCACGACAGATGGTTTCTGGACAGAATATGTACCCATATTTTAGCGTTTGAAGGAAACTCTGAAGTGTACTATTTTGAAGGTGGATTTTCGGAATATGAAGAAAACAAAAAGAAACGTTTAGGTGTTGATGTCACTCCAAAACGAATCAAATACCGCAAATTGATTAGAAATTAA
- a CDS encoding response regulator, whose amino-acid sequence MIKAKTISLLVFILFCFTNSVAQDYKNEKDEIERLLNQAVADFNDAKYDKALESSKQALINSFGINDDSYIAQSYNTIGVIYNECSDSKKAIGFYEKALFYAKKTNKDKLYNWIYGNLGSVYYYNQIDVPKGINYYKKALYYAEKIKDSTDIKNTKMNIASAYFAIDKFEEGDLYLKGIQENVLKYGDQEIRMRMNSLLGIYATNHNKKAEAEKYYANAQKLANEIQFDSYLISVYENLVRHHKHYGEPEKAQVYKAKLDSLSKVLYSEDKLESLQKGAIQIELDEYKNQLERIEQVNEQHQKRIKESRLIVILFIVIMIILLLFLLTLYKNIKLREQANIELKRANEELVLAKEAAEEASQLKSQFVSTITHELRTPLYGVIGITNIILDEHKELGNSPHLKSLKFSAKYLLSLVNDILQINKIEEKRIVLESLIFNLTDEITLIKNSVEYIADKNNNVFTVEIDTAIPEFLIGDKLRLSQIIMNLVSNALKFTKNGEVTVMADLKKVEGTVNFIEFKVKDTGIGIAKEDQVKIFDKFVQIERKEEDYQGTGLGLAIVSSLVKLFNSEVHLESEENVGTTFSFTIGFEFDEEKSKEIINNIEVDLSTSHLYNILVVEDNKINQVVTKKIIQGSNMSCTIVDDGYAALVALDRESFDLILMDINMPLINGFDTTRKIREKGITIPVIALTAFDKQEVVEQAISAGMNDIMVKPFEPSKLFHVIHNQIKKEKAG is encoded by the coding sequence ATGATTAAAGCCAAAACCATTAGTTTACTTGTATTTATACTTTTCTGCTTTACCAATTCGGTAGCACAGGATTATAAAAATGAGAAAGACGAAATCGAAAGATTACTTAATCAGGCTGTAGCAGATTTTAATGATGCCAAATATGACAAGGCTTTAGAATCTTCAAAACAAGCTTTGATTAATTCTTTTGGCATAAATGATGATTCTTATATCGCACAATCCTACAATACTATTGGGGTTATTTACAACGAATGTTCCGATTCCAAAAAGGCAATAGGTTTTTACGAAAAAGCACTTTTCTATGCCAAAAAAACAAACAAGGACAAACTTTACAATTGGATTTACGGGAATTTAGGCAGCGTTTATTACTACAACCAAATTGATGTTCCGAAAGGAATCAATTATTATAAAAAGGCATTATACTATGCCGAAAAAATCAAGGACAGCACCGACATCAAGAACACCAAAATGAACATTGCAAGTGCTTACTTTGCAATTGATAAATTTGAAGAAGGAGATTTATATTTAAAAGGCATTCAGGAAAATGTACTGAAATATGGTGATCAGGAAATCAGAATGAGAATGAATTCGCTGCTGGGGATTTATGCAACGAATCATAATAAAAAAGCCGAAGCGGAAAAGTATTATGCTAATGCTCAAAAATTAGCCAACGAGATTCAATTCGACTCTTACTTAATTAGCGTTTATGAAAATCTGGTTCGTCATCACAAACACTATGGAGAACCGGAAAAAGCGCAAGTATATAAAGCTAAATTAGACTCGCTAAGTAAAGTTCTCTATTCAGAAGACAAACTTGAAAGCCTGCAAAAAGGTGCGATACAAATTGAGTTAGACGAATACAAAAATCAATTAGAGCGAATAGAGCAGGTAAATGAACAACATCAAAAAAGAATAAAAGAGTCAAGACTGATTGTTATATTGTTTATAGTCATCATGATAATTTTGTTGTTGTTTTTGCTGACTTTGTATAAAAATATAAAGTTAAGAGAGCAGGCCAATATCGAATTGAAAAGAGCCAATGAGGAACTCGTTTTGGCAAAAGAAGCAGCAGAAGAAGCATCGCAACTCAAATCTCAGTTTGTTTCCACCATTACCCACGAATTGAGAACACCTTTGTATGGCGTTATCGGAATTACCAATATCATTTTAGACGAACATAAAGAATTGGGCAATAGTCCACATTTAAAATCCTTAAAGTTCTCAGCCAAATACCTGCTTTCTTTGGTGAATGATATTCTTCAGATTAATAAAATTGAAGAGAAGCGCATCGTGTTGGAAAGCCTGATTTTTAACTTGACAGATGAAATCACTTTGATAAAAAATTCGGTTGAGTATATAGCCGATAAAAACAACAACGTATTTACGGTTGAAATTGATACTGCCATTCCTGAATTTTTAATTGGTGACAAACTTAGGCTGTCACAAATCATCATGAACTTGGTGAGCAATGCTTTGAAGTTTACCAAAAACGGTGAAGTTACTGTCATGGCAGATTTGAAAAAAGTAGAAGGGACAGTCAATTTCATTGAATTTAAAGTTAAAGATACCGGAATCGGAATTGCTAAAGAAGACCAGGTAAAAATCTTCGATAAGTTTGTACAGATAGAACGAAAAGAAGAAGATTATCAAGGTACAGGTTTGGGATTGGCTATAGTTTCCAGCTTGGTGAAATTATTCAACAGCGAAGTTCATTTAGAAAGCGAAGAAAATGTTGGGACTACTTTTTCATTCACCATCGGATTTGAATTTGATGAAGAAAAATCAAAAGAAATTATAAATAACATTGAGGTTGATTTGTCGACGAGTCATTTATACAATATTTTGGTGGTAGAAGACAATAAAATAAATCAGGTAGTAACCAAAAAAATTATTCAGGGCAGCAATATGAGTTGCACTATTGTAGATGATGGTTATGCTGCTTTAGTGGCGCTGGATCGCGAATCGTTTGATTTAATACTAATGGATATCAACATGCCATTAATCAACGGCTTTGATACAACGCGAAAAATCAGAGAAAAAGGAATTACCATTCCGGTTATTGCTTTAACTGCTTTTGACAAACAGGAAGTAGTTGAACAGGCTATTTCTGCGGGAATGAATGATATTATGGTGAAACCTTTTGAGCCTTCAAAGTTATTTCACGTAATTCACAACCAAATTAAAAAAGAAAAAGCCGGTTAA
- a CDS encoding hemoblobin-interacting domain-containing protein codes for MNIITTRFSQRKNKTIHRLLCLFALLLMTVQSSWGQQVIGQFPDFNGGYEGFATGSFGTNAAGLATGTTYSAYSVNTLTNHQGGINIVAGGTPVIASQPRTGSNVLVWGGSQSVKKLYSTTVNTNGAIVNSTAYTVQYYYLTSRNNAIAGTPNIAISPDGSVNPGTAVNMNTVQNTTTTAWTKVTLSITAGSSAAATKYGALVFSGANFSNSSCYYIDDLCVYAGAVDTTAPTGAATSPSTTVVSGTSLSINWTGAQYAGDGGGYVIVRSTSATAVTLNANGIYGVGNTSATGGGTIVGITAGVAGTSQSFTDTGLTDGTTYYYSIFAVDKAFNYDAAVTCNGTPVSGLTPPTLTADSTSNNVDNNIDITFADDPTWRAAVTAVKIGSTNLTVTTDYVLTAGNLQLKPSGLNALLTTSGSKAVSIVATGYQPATVTQQINAGAVVAANSSVSIGSALAPNTSQTITITARDQYNNLVPGYQFLYDATITDTNGATDESYTIDGSARTSTISDFTVTALTNASGVATFTVALPVYIDGGDGISVQVQLANGTTNVGSAFSYTQLPHQTITFGALAAVTYGDANFNLTATASSGLTVSYTSSNTSVATVSGNTVTIVAPGSTNITASQAGNGSWAAATPVVQALTVNTKTLTVSPATANNKTYDGTTTATITGTLVGIINADVVTLTGTGTFASANVGTGITVTSTSTLGGANAAKYSLTQPTGLTANITKANQTITIVAPSLLNYVGFTDFTPPFASATSGTNTITFTSSNPAVATIVSNKVHYVGIGTTTITASQAVSTNYNAATDVARTLTVIEYPIAAWNFWTSGSTTQTNIQAYLYDAGLDTTTNNTVPAGTNTASSLAPKNITRGSGVSASGGTSAFRSTGFPFNTPTIIAPSVTSGNNQYFQVTLQAASAGKTVSISTIDAHFYDATNGFNTAPGVISQFGYSLDGGTTIVPIGSAVQSTSLRMGQIDVSGIAALQDVPFGTTITLRYYASGYGSSGTGWGFGSPNTATGAGLPPGVAAAGTDGLVIGGDVSDSTTWTTGLVWSNGTPSTTKNAIILGTYDTTIDGVFTAKKLTINGSGSLTIRSGATITVQNQIINNAGANAIIIENGGSLVQVNDYAPTNKGVIKYNRQTTAISNMDYTYWSSPVAGFTLGGVSPNTQYDKYYSFNATTQAWKQESTATSMTAGIGYIIRGPQTSAYIAPNPPSSYQATFTGVPHNGRYQISGIAADKAYLIGNPYPSALDADTFIDGNLDVLEGTLYFWTHNTPISGNVYDSDDYASYNRTGSTGTAALNPGVSSLAPTGKIGSGQGFFANSKVGALTNGDTTIDFKNAMRVGVGGITGDNSQFFRTNNRTETVDKHRIWLNLTNAQGAFKQTLVGYVEGATNEYEGLFDGKSFNANPYVDLYSINQGMNLAIQGRALPFDENDQVPLGFKTTINGPLTISIDNTDGLLADQDVYLEDLLTNTITDIKSGNYTFDAVAGTYNNRFILRYTNGTLGVNDPSLIKNGITVYRSNGVININSTNELIANVKVYDLQGRLITELKNVNSTTTSVKNLRATQQVLIVKVTTQDNKVVAKKVVN; via the coding sequence ATGAACATAATTACAACACGTTTTTCTCAGAGAAAAAATAAAACAATCCATCGGTTGTTGTGTCTTTTTGCGTTGTTGTTAATGACTGTTCAGAGCAGTTGGGGGCAACAGGTTATTGGACAATTTCCGGATTTTAACGGAGGATATGAAGGTTTTGCAACTGGAAGTTTCGGCACTAATGCCGCTGGTTTGGCGACAGGTACTACTTATTCTGCTTATAGTGTGAATACTCTAACCAATCATCAAGGAGGTATTAATATCGTTGCAGGTGGTACTCCTGTTATTGCTTCACAACCAAGAACTGGGAGTAATGTTTTGGTGTGGGGTGGATCACAGTCAGTAAAAAAGCTTTACAGTACTACTGTTAATACAAATGGAGCTATAGTGAATAGTACTGCTTATACAGTGCAGTATTATTATCTAACAAGTAGAAATAATGCTATTGCCGGTACTCCAAATATAGCAATCTCCCCTGATGGTTCGGTTAATCCTGGTACAGCTGTTAATATGAACACTGTACAAAATACAACTACGACTGCTTGGACAAAAGTGACGCTTTCAATAACTGCAGGTTCAAGTGCAGCTGCTACAAAGTATGGTGCATTGGTTTTCTCTGGAGCAAATTTTAGTAATTCTAGTTGTTATTATATTGACGACCTATGTGTTTATGCAGGTGCTGTAGATACTACTGCTCCAACAGGAGCAGCTACTTCTCCTTCAACAACTGTGGTTTCGGGTACTTCTTTAAGTATAAATTGGACAGGAGCACAGTATGCAGGAGATGGTGGTGGTTATGTAATTGTTCGCAGCACTTCGGCAACAGCGGTTACATTAAATGCAAATGGTATTTATGGAGTGGGTAATACAAGTGCTACCGGAGGTGGTACCATTGTAGGAATTACTGCCGGGGTTGCAGGAACGAGTCAAAGTTTTACGGATACAGGTCTAACTGATGGTACAACCTATTATTATAGCATTTTTGCGGTGGATAAAGCATTTAATTATGATGCTGCAGTAACCTGTAATGGAACACCAGTTTCAGGTTTGACTCCGCCAACACTTACTGCTGATAGTACATCTAATAATGTTGATAATAATATAGACATAACCTTTGCTGATGATCCAACTTGGAGAGCAGCAGTTACTGCAGTTAAAATTGGTTCTACTAATTTAACTGTAACAACAGATTATGTTTTAACGGCTGGGAATTTACAATTGAAACCATCAGGTTTGAATGCTTTATTAACGACTTCAGGTTCAAAAGCAGTGAGTATTGTAGCAACCGGCTATCAACCGGCTACTGTAACACAGCAAATTAATGCGGGTGCCGTAGTAGCAGCAAATTCATCAGTGTCTATAGGTTCAGCCTTAGCACCAAATACTTCGCAAACAATTACAATAACTGCCAGAGATCAATACAATAATTTAGTTCCGGGGTATCAATTTTTATACGACGCAACCATTACGGACACTAATGGTGCTACAGATGAATCGTATACTATAGACGGATCTGCTCGAACGTCAACAATAAGTGATTTCACCGTCACGGCACTTACTAATGCAAGTGGTGTAGCAACTTTTACAGTTGCACTCCCTGTTTACATTGATGGTGGTGACGGAATTAGTGTTCAGGTGCAATTAGCGAATGGTACAACTAATGTAGGTTCGGCATTTTCATATACACAGTTGCCTCATCAAACCATTACTTTTGGCGCATTAGCTGCAGTTACTTATGGCGATGCTAATTTTAATTTAACGGCTACAGCAAGTTCAGGTTTGACAGTTTCCTATACGAGTTCTAATACGTCAGTAGCGACGGTTTCCGGTAATACAGTAACAATTGTAGCACCTGGTTCTACTAATATTACCGCTTCGCAGGCAGGAAATGGCAGCTGGGCTGCGGCCACACCAGTGGTACAGGCTTTGACTGTAAATACAAAGACCTTAACAGTTTCACCAGCTACGGCAAACAATAAAACTTATGATGGTACCACAACAGCAACTATTACGGGTACACTTGTTGGAATTATTAATGCTGATGTGGTTACTTTGACCGGAACAGGAACTTTTGCAAGTGCAAATGTCGGAACAGGAATAACAGTGACTTCAACCAGTACTTTGGGAGGAGCAAATGCAGCAAAATATAGCTTGACACAACCAACAGGTTTAACGGCTAATATTACAAAAGCAAATCAAACCATCACTATTGTAGCACCCTCTTTATTAAACTATGTTGGGTTTACCGATTTTACGCCACCATTTGCATCTGCAACATCAGGAACAAACACTATTACTTTTACAAGCTCAAATCCTGCAGTTGCAACTATTGTTTCGAATAAAGTACATTATGTTGGTATTGGTACGACTACCATAACGGCTTCACAAGCTGTAAGTACTAATTACAATGCAGCAACCGATGTAGCAAGAACACTTACGGTTATTGAGTATCCTATAGCTGCTTGGAACTTCTGGACATCTGGAAGTACTACACAGACCAATATACAAGCTTATCTTTATGATGCAGGTCTAGATACGACTACCAATAATACCGTACCTGCCGGAACTAATACAGCTTCCTCACTTGCTCCAAAAAACATTACAAGGGGTTCCGGAGTTAGTGCCAGTGGAGGTACCAGTGCTTTTAGATCAACTGGTTTTCCATTCAATACACCTACCATTATTGCTCCTTCAGTCACATCTGGAAATAATCAATATTTTCAGGTTACACTTCAGGCAGCAAGTGCAGGAAAAACAGTTTCTATTTCTACCATTGATGCCCATTTTTATGATGCAACCAATGGTTTTAATACCGCTCCGGGTGTTATTTCTCAATTTGGGTATAGTTTAGACGGAGGAACTACTATAGTTCCAATAGGGTCCGCGGTCCAATCTACGTCATTAAGAATGGGGCAAATTGATGTGTCAGGTATTGCAGCCTTACAGGATGTTCCTTTTGGTACTACTATTACCTTGCGTTATTATGCAAGTGGCTATGGTTCTTCAGGTACAGGTTGGGGTTTTGGTTCTCCAAATACAGCGACTGGAGCTGGACTTCCTCCGGGTGTAGCTGCTGCAGGTACTGATGGTTTGGTAATTGGAGGAGATGTTTCTGATTCGACTACGTGGACTACAGGTTTAGTTTGGAGTAATGGAACGCCTTCTACTACCAAAAATGCTATTATTTTAGGGACTTATGATACAACAATAGATGGCGTTTTCACTGCCAAAAAGTTAACAATAAATGGTTCAGGTTCTTTGACTATCAGATCAGGAGCTACTATAACAGTACAAAATCAAATAATAAACAATGCGGGTGCCAATGCTATTATTATAGAAAATGGAGGTAGTTTGGTTCAGGTTAACGATTATGCTCCAACTAATAAAGGAGTTATAAAATACAACCGACAAACTACGGCAATTAGTAATATGGATTATACTTATTGGTCTTCGCCGGTAGCAGGATTTACTTTAGGCGGTGTTTCTCCGAATACACAATACGATAAGTATTATTCTTTTAATGCTACTACTCAGGCTTGGAAACAGGAATCTACTGCAACGTCAATGACAGCTGGAATTGGTTATATTATAAGAGGTCCACAGACAAGTGCCTATATAGCTCCAAACCCACCATCTTCATATCAGGCTACTTTTACTGGTGTTCCACATAATGGGCGCTATCAGATTTCGGGAATAGCTGCTGATAAAGCATACCTTATAGGAAATCCATATCCATCTGCTTTGGATGCAGATACTTTCATTGACGGGAATCTGGATGTTCTTGAAGGAACCTTATATTTCTGGACTCATAACACACCTATTAGTGGTAATGTTTATGATTCAGATGATTATGCTTCATATAACCGTACGGGATCAACAGGTACAGCCGCTCTAAATCCGGGAGTTAGTAGTCTTGCGCCTACGGGTAAAATTGGATCGGGACAAGGGTTCTTTGCTAATAGTAAAGTTGGTGCTCTTACCAATGGTGATACAACAATTGACTTTAAAAATGCGATGAGAGTAGGTGTTGGAGGAATAACAGGTGATAACTCTCAGTTTTTCAGAACAAACAACCGAACAGAGACTGTTGATAAACACCGTATTTGGTTGAATTTGACAAATGCTCAGGGAGCTTTCAAACAAACTTTAGTGGGTTATGTTGAAGGAGCTACAAATGAATATGAAGGTCTTTTTGATGGGAAAAGTTTTAATGCTAATCCATATGTGGATTTATACAGTATAAACCAAGGTATGAATTTAGCGATTCAGGGTCGTGCTTTGCCATTTGACGAAAATGACCAGGTGCCTTTAGGGTTCAAAACAACTATTAACGGTCCTTTGACGATAAGCATTGACAATACAGATGGCTTATTGGCTGATCAGGACGTTTATTTAGAAGATTTGTTGACCAATACAATTACAGATATAAAAAGTGGAAATTATACTTTTGATGCCGTGGCGGGAACATACAATAATCGTTTTATTTTGAGGTATACTAATGGAACTTTAGGTGTAAACGATCCGTCTTTAATTAAAAATGGTATTACTGTTTACAGAAGCAATGGTGTGATAAATATAAATTCAACTAATGAGCTAATTGCTAATGTCAAAGTTTATGATCTACAGGGAAGATTAATTACAGAGCTAAAAAATGTTAATTCAACAACTACTTCGGTTAAAAATCTGAGAGCTACACAACAAGTTTTGATTGTCAAAGTAACGACTCAGGACAATAAAGTAGTAGCTAAAAAAGTGGTGAATTAG
- a CDS encoding OmpA family protein has product MKIKNIIFSSLLTVVLFQQGYSQKSQIAAADKKYEKSYYVDAIATYERIAEKGYKNENMFLKLGNANYFNAELQKAEKWYTELYKMNKEQEPEFFYRYSQSLKSVGNYAKANEMMELFNKKSGNERRAQLYVDNKNYLETIKANSGRYTVEDAGVNSANSDFGSALLGNKLVFASARPVAGSSKVFNQTKESFTNLFESEIGTDGKLSEPKQFGGKEINSAFHESSPVFTKDGKTVYFTRNNYNDGKKGKIVKNVMVLKLYKATLENGSWGNVTELSINSNQYNVANPALSLDNKTLYFASDMPGTLGQSDLFKANIKADGSLDTPVNLGRGINTEGRESFPFVSFDNKLYFATDGRPGLGGLDIYVSKIENEGFKGVENVGAPINSPQDDFALSIQNNGKGFVTSNRTGGKGGDDIYKVAEIECNQKVEGLITDSETNQVLANVKVSLFNEKFELLKESKSDDKGQYSFDAECGKKYYVRAELDKYLTKETPVITGTSNGTTNVPITIEKAGCTLVVGSDLAKCFGIKYTYFDLNKTAITNEAAFELEKILDVMKQNTKIKIEVRSHTDSRNSDKYNQALSDNRAKATINWLVKNGVDASRLTGKGYGESQLLNKCADGVECTEEEHQANRRSEFIVVAF; this is encoded by the coding sequence ATGAAAATAAAAAATATAATATTCAGTTCACTTTTAACCGTTGTTTTATTTCAACAAGGCTATTCGCAAAAATCTCAAATTGCTGCGGCCGACAAAAAATATGAAAAAAGTTATTATGTCGATGCAATTGCTACCTATGAGCGCATAGCAGAAAAAGGATATAAGAATGAAAATATGTTCCTAAAATTAGGTAATGCGAATTATTTTAATGCTGAATTACAAAAAGCTGAAAAATGGTATACCGAGCTTTATAAAATGAATAAAGAGCAGGAACCGGAGTTTTTTTATAGATATTCTCAATCGCTAAAGTCAGTTGGAAATTATGCCAAAGCAAATGAGATGATGGAGTTGTTTAATAAAAAATCAGGAAACGAAAGAAGAGCCCAGCTATACGTAGACAATAAAAATTATCTTGAAACAATAAAAGCCAATTCAGGACGTTACACAGTTGAAGACGCCGGAGTTAATTCAGCAAATTCAGATTTCGGAAGTGCTTTATTGGGGAATAAATTAGTATTTGCTTCGGCTCGTCCGGTTGCAGGTTCAAGTAAAGTATTTAACCAAACCAAAGAATCTTTTACAAATCTTTTTGAATCTGAAATTGGCACCGACGGAAAATTATCAGAGCCAAAGCAATTTGGAGGTAAAGAAATCAATTCAGCATTTCATGAATCATCACCAGTTTTCACAAAAGATGGTAAAACGGTTTACTTTACAAGAAACAATTATAACGATGGTAAAAAAGGAAAAATCGTTAAGAATGTAATGGTACTTAAATTATACAAAGCTACCTTAGAAAATGGTTCTTGGGGCAATGTAACCGAATTATCTATCAATAGTAATCAATACAATGTTGCTAATCCGGCCTTAAGTTTGGACAACAAGACGCTTTACTTTGCCTCAGATATGCCTGGAACATTAGGACAATCTGATTTATTTAAAGCCAATATAAAAGCCGATGGTAGTTTGGATACTCCGGTAAATCTTGGAAGAGGAATTAATACAGAAGGAAGAGAATCTTTCCCGTTTGTATCATTTGATAATAAATTGTATTTCGCAACAGATGGACGTCCGGGTCTTGGAGGTTTGGATATTTATGTTTCCAAAATTGAAAATGAAGGCTTTAAAGGAGTTGAAAATGTTGGAGCTCCAATTAATAGCCCACAAGATGATTTTGCTTTAAGTATTCAAAATAACGGAAAAGGTTTTGTTACTTCAAATAGAACCGGTGGAAAAGGAGGCGACGACATTTATAAAGTTGCAGAAATAGAGTGCAACCAAAAAGTGGAAGGTCTTATCACAGATTCAGAAACAAATCAAGTATTGGCTAATGTAAAAGTTAGTTTGTTTAATGAAAAATTTGAGCTGCTAAAAGAATCTAAATCAGATGACAAAGGACAGTATAGCTTTGATGCAGAATGTGGTAAAAAATATTATGTTAGAGCTGAATTGGATAAGTATCTTACCAAAGAAACTCCTGTTATAACTGGTACATCAAACGGTACAACTAATGTGCCTATCACTATTGAAAAAGCCGGATGTACATTAGTTGTTGGAAGTGATTTGGCTAAGTGTTTCGGAATTAAATATACCTATTTTGATCTAAATAAAACGGCTATTACGAATGAAGCAGCCTTTGAATTAGAGAAAATTCTTGATGTTATGAAACAAAATACGAAAATCAAAATTGAGGTTCGTTCTCATACCGATAGCAGAAATTCAGATAAATACAACCAAGCTTTATCAGATAACAGAGCAAAAGCTACTATAAATTGGTTAGTAAAAAATGGTGTTGATGCCAGCAGACTTACAGGTAAAGGTTATGGAGAATCTCAATTATTGAACAAATGTGCAGACGGTGTTGAATGTACCGAAGAAGAGCATCAGGCAAATAGAAGAAGCGAGTTTATTGTTGTTGCATTCTAA